Proteins from a genomic interval of Gossypium hirsutum isolate 1008001.06 chromosome A09, Gossypium_hirsutum_v2.1, whole genome shotgun sequence:
- the LOC121205986 gene encoding uncharacterized protein, with product MSTRGTHVRGTRGRGRGRRGARAESLASDTIPMVETSETPVSPTTDSGTRPYDRTAGDDALSQAMLRILERVARPNTGTGSRGSVSERLRSNGAEVFKGISRVAPNVAEYWLEATKRIMDDLDCTAKQKLKGAISLLREEAYQWWLTVKEGTQLERITWEFFKYAFQGKYVGASYVDARRKEFLNLTQGDRFVAEYEAEFLRLSRYARGIEQQTLVEKAKITEDVKCAERQSWEKKRSKNKIDLKPSNSDQRHRKSARADGSVRAEAPVAAVRLQPCVDCGKSHYGECWKRIRACLRFGSMEHRFRVCPQRPDYGQTTGTGNIQQPRGGQQPVRGRSNGMGRSRGAPDKVWDMLRQNNQLWSMQHVAVRTETLRKQMLVRTSLMVY from the exons ATGAGCACACGTGGTACTCATGTACGGGGTACTAGgggccgtggtagaggccgtagaggggcaCGAGCTGAGTCCCTTGCCTCTGATACTATACCTATGGTGGAAACTAGTGAGACACCGGTATCGCCTACGACGGATAGTGGGACAAGACCATATGATCGTACAGCTGGGGATgatgcactgtcccaagccatgcttcGTATTCTAGAGAGGGTCGCTAGACCCAACACTGGTACCGGAAGCCGTGGGTCAGTTTCGGAACGTCTCCGATCGAATGGAGCAGAAGTTTTTAAGGGCATTTCTAgagtagccccgaatgtggctgagtactggttggaagccacgaAGAGAATAATGGATGACCTGGATTGCACGGCTAAACAAAAGCTAAAAGGGGCGATATCACTACTTAGGGaggaagcttaccagtggtggttgactgTGAAAGAGGGTACCCAACTCGAGCggattacctgggaattctttaaaTACGCATTTCAAGGGAAATATGTTGGGGCAAGCTATGTAGATGCCCGGAGGAAGGAATTCTTAAACTTAACTCAAGGAGATCGGtttgtggctgagtatgaggcagAGTTTTTACGACTTAGCCGATATGCCCGTGGGATAGAGCAACAGA CATTGGTAGAGAAAGCTAAGATAACTGAGGATGTGAAGTGCGCTGAGCGACAGAGTTGGGAAAAGAAAAGGAGTAAAAACAAAATAGATTTAAAGCCCTCCAATTCTGATCAGAGGCATAGGAAAAGTGCCAGAGCAGATGGGTCGGTCCGAGCTGAAGCCCCTGTTGCTGCTGTTAGATTACAACCTTGTGTTGATTGCGGGAAAAGCCATTATGGCGAATGCTGGAAAAGGATTAGAGCCTGTTTAAGATTCGGATCGATGGAGCATCGTTTCAGAGTGTGTCCTCAGAGACCAGATTATGGACAAACCACTGGTACGGGTAATATACAGCAGCCGAGGGGTGGTCAGCAGCCAGTAAGAGGCCGTAGCAATGGAATGGGTCGAAGTCGTGGAGCACCAGACAAGGTATGGGACATGCTGAGGCAAAACAACCagctttggtctatgcagcaTGTCGCCGTGAGAACGGAGACGCTCCGAAAGCAGATGCTAGTACGTACTTCTCTCATGGTgtattaa